From one Candidatus Acididesulfobacter guangdongensis genomic stretch:
- a CDS encoding nucleotidyltransferase, whose translation MQAVIMAGGFGTRLKPLTNNTPKPMIHVANKPMMEHVINLLKKYSIKDLIVLLYVQPEVITSYFKDGSQFGVNIKYILADEDYGTAGSVKNVEKFIEEDSFMVISADIITDFNLQKPVDFHREKNADATIVLTRVENPLPYGIVITDNEGKINKFLEKPSWSEVFSDTINTGIYILNKNIFKFIPEKKEFDFSKELFPSIMKNNMELYGFISDGYWKDVGTLSEYRQSHLDIIAGKVDIDIDGGHLTKKNIRIAEGTIIDITSDVENSIFGKNIKIMQQCKIKNCVIGDNVVIQGNTSISGSVVGKNSHIGSSCELQETILGYRTQVGNNVFVGTGGIISDACIIGNDAVINPNVKIWPFKNVEDGAILSESLIWSDKWSARIFGQYGVTGLANYEITPEFCSKLGAAFGASIGKSKTISISRDSHKASRLFSRAMMSGVLSVGVNVNDFSDTPIPIARYQARQYKTFGGIHVRKHPFDRKLINIKFFDSEGLDLSLANEQKIERLFFREDFTRVGSEDTGEIFYPTHGTEYYTDGFLKTIDVDKIAKRNFKIVIDYSYGSSSKIFPAIIGKLGVESVHLNANLDQTKITKSDEEFKKSLKDLSGIVRSINADIGIFMDNGGEKIFICDENGDVIDGNTALSLMSLLVMKTENQNKIISVPVNSSFNISKLAKEYAFEVIPAKNFSSALMEKAANSQICFAGDNEGGYIHPVFQPAFDGMYSAIKLLEMLATLNTSIKNELRYVEPSYFEYTTVPCPTELKGFIMRKFIETYKEEDALFVDGIKLFKADGWVLSTPASEGAYFEIYSEGKTKSEAVEFLEQFKNNIEEWKNERTFSFQS comes from the coding sequence ATGCAAGCTGTTATTATGGCAGGAGGTTTTGGAACAAGACTTAAGCCGTTGACGAATAATACTCCTAAACCGATGATACATGTCGCCAACAAACCTATGATGGAACATGTAATAAATTTATTGAAAAAATATTCGATTAAAGACCTTATCGTTTTGCTTTATGTTCAGCCTGAAGTCATTACAAGCTATTTTAAAGACGGAAGCCAATTCGGAGTCAATATTAAATACATTCTTGCCGACGAAGATTATGGTACTGCCGGAAGTGTTAAAAATGTTGAAAAATTTATCGAAGAAGACAGTTTTATGGTTATAAGCGCCGATATTATTACAGATTTTAATCTTCAAAAACCTGTTGATTTTCATAGAGAAAAAAATGCCGATGCGACTATAGTTCTGACAAGGGTTGAAAATCCGCTCCCTTATGGAATAGTTATTACCGACAATGAAGGTAAAATTAATAAATTTCTTGAAAAACCGTCATGGTCGGAGGTTTTTAGCGATACTATAAATACAGGGATTTATATTTTAAATAAAAATATATTTAAATTTATTCCAGAAAAAAAGGAATTTGATTTTTCTAAAGAGCTCTTTCCTTCTATTATGAAAAACAATATGGAGCTTTACGGTTTTATTTCCGACGGATACTGGAAAGACGTAGGCACGCTTTCTGAATACAGACAAAGCCACCTTGATATTATTGCAGGTAAGGTTGATATCGATATAGACGGAGGACATTTAACAAAAAAAAATATACGTATTGCGGAAGGTACAATAATTGATATAACTTCCGATGTTGAAAATTCAATATTCGGGAAAAATATCAAAATAATGCAGCAATGCAAAATCAAAAACTGCGTTATCGGCGACAATGTAGTTATACAGGGGAATACATCAATAAGCGGCTCTGTTGTCGGTAAGAATTCGCATATCGGCAGCTCATGCGAATTACAGGAAACTATCTTAGGATATAGAACACAGGTAGGAAATAATGTCTTTGTCGGTACCGGTGGAATTATTTCAGATGCATGCATAATAGGAAATGACGCGGTTATAAATCCTAATGTGAAAATATGGCCGTTTAAAAATGTGGAAGACGGCGCTATACTTTCAGAAAGTTTAATCTGGTCCGATAAATGGAGCGCAAGAATTTTTGGTCAGTATGGAGTTACAGGGCTTGCCAATTATGAAATAACGCCGGAATTTTGTTCAAAATTGGGCGCTGCCTTCGGTGCATCGATAGGCAAGTCTAAAACAATATCTATTTCAAGAGACAGCCATAAAGCATCAAGACTTTTCTCAAGGGCTATGATGTCCGGCGTTCTTTCCGTCGGCGTTAATGTAAACGATTTTAGCGACACTCCTATACCTATTGCGAGATATCAGGCGCGACAATATAAAACATTCGGCGGTATTCATGTAAGAAAACATCCTTTTGACAGAAAACTGATAAATATCAAATTTTTTGATTCGGAAGGATTAGACCTTTCTCTTGCAAATGAACAAAAGATAGAGAGATTGTTTTTCAGAGAAGATTTCACAAGGGTGGGCTCTGAAGACACAGGAGAAATTTTTTATCCGACACACGGCACGGAATATTATACCGACGGATTTTTAAAAACAATAGATGTTGATAAAATTGCTAAAAGGAATTTTAAAATAGTTATAGATTATTCTTACGGATCTTCCAGCAAAATATTTCCGGCGATAATAGGCAAATTGGGCGTTGAATCCGTTCATCTCAATGCCAATCTTGACCAGACTAAAATAACCAAAAGCGATGAAGAATTTAAAAAATCGCTAAAAGATCTTTCCGGTATTGTAAGGTCAATTAACGCGGATATAGGTATCTTTATGGATAACGGCGGAGAAAAAATTTTTATATGCGATGAAAACGGCGATGTAATTGACGGGAATACAGCCCTTTCGCTCATGAGCCTTTTAGTTATGAAAACGGAAAATCAGAATAAAATTATTTCTGTGCCTGTAAATTCTTCATTTAATATAAGCAAATTAGCAAAAGAATACGCTTTTGAAGTAATTCCGGCAAAAAATTTTTCAAGCGCTCTGATGGAAAAGGCGGCAAATTCTCAAATATGTTTTGCTGGGGACAATGAGGGCGGATATATACACCCCGTGTTTCAGCCTGCATTTGACGGAATGTATTCGGCAATAAAACTTTTAGAAATGCTGGCAACGTTAAACACTTCTATTAAAAATGAATTGAGATATGTAGAGCCAAGTTATTTTGAATACACAACTGTACCGTGTCCAACAGAACTAAAAGGTTTCATTATGAGAAAATTTATAGAAACGTATAAAGAAGAAGATGCATTGTTTGTCGATGGAATAAAACTTTTTAAAGCGGACGGATGGGTCTTATCCACCCCTGCATCTGAGGGAGCATATTTTGAAATTTATTCCGAAGGTAAAACTAAGAGTGAAGCTGTTGAGTTTTTAGAGCAGTTTAAGAACAATATTGAAGAATGGAAAAATGAAAGAACATTCAGTTTTCAATCTTAA
- a CDS encoding phosphoglucomutase/phosphomannomutase family protein gives MEIEFGTSGWRGKIADDFTYENVKLVSQAICNFLNEKSANVGKIVKDRQNGGIENEHTITAGNTEKIIIVGYDTRFLSEEFAKCASGVFCANGFKVLYCETFTPTPVLAAAILKEKALGAINITASHNPYNYNGVKFSPCWGGPALPEDTEIITDKSNELLKNPHYKFIEFDEAKDKSLLKEVSFIDYYIGLIEDKIDFNLIKSNGSNIYIIVNPMHGTSSGVIDKVLKKNGIDFDILNPQRDAFFGAGKAPDPSDKNLADLKARIKEYNDKRNNNSDGKNKKIAFGLATDGDADRYGIIDEEGRFVEPNIILPMLYNYYISGKNIKGDAARSVATSALIDRVARKYGFKIHETPVGFKYLGKLISEKKVIMAGEESSGLTVINHTPDKDGIFTCLLVLEMLSFYKKPLNSLVKEFMEEFGPIFTKRINEPVNREKFKANIDSKMAAFPSIFEGKKVINKSFVDGYKIFFEDDAWLLARLSGTEEVMRIYGEADTSETLNLLIESFKTYLNK, from the coding sequence ATGGAGATTGAATTTGGCACGTCCGGCTGGAGAGGAAAAATAGCCGATGATTTTACTTACGAAAATGTAAAGTTAGTTTCTCAGGCAATATGCAATTTTTTAAATGAAAAAAGCGCAAATGTCGGCAAGATTGTCAAAGATAGACAGAACGGCGGTATTGAAAACGAACATACGATTACGGCAGGCAATACAGAAAAAATTATAATTGTAGGATATGATACACGTTTTTTATCTGAAGAATTTGCAAAATGCGCAAGTGGTGTTTTTTGTGCTAACGGCTTTAAAGTATTGTACTGCGAAACTTTTACGCCTACTCCGGTTCTTGCTGCGGCAATATTAAAAGAAAAAGCGCTGGGAGCTATTAATATTACCGCAAGCCATAATCCGTACAATTATAACGGGGTTAAATTTTCGCCTTGCTGGGGAGGACCTGCCCTTCCTGAAGATACCGAAATTATTACCGATAAATCAAATGAACTGCTCAAAAATCCGCATTATAAATTTATTGAATTTGATGAAGCAAAGGATAAATCTCTATTAAAAGAAGTAAGTTTTATTGATTATTATATCGGTCTTATAGAAGATAAAATAGATTTTAATCTGATAAAATCTAACGGCAGCAATATTTATATTATTGTGAACCCCATGCACGGCACTTCCAGCGGAGTAATAGACAAGGTGCTAAAAAAAAACGGCATAGATTTTGACATATTAAATCCGCAGAGAGATGCCTTTTTTGGAGCCGGAAAAGCACCTGACCCGTCTGATAAGAATTTAGCCGACCTTAAAGCAAGAATTAAAGAATATAACGATAAAAGAAATAATAATAGCGACGGCAAGAATAAAAAAATAGCATTCGGACTTGCTACGGACGGTGACGCGGACAGATACGGGATAATTGACGAAGAAGGCAGATTTGTCGAACCTAATATTATTTTGCCTATGCTTTATAATTACTATATTTCAGGGAAGAATATAAAAGGCGATGCTGCAAGAAGTGTGGCTACCTCAGCGCTTATTGACAGAGTTGCGAGGAAATACGGTTTTAAAATTCATGAGACTCCTGTCGGGTTTAAATATCTAGGAAAATTAATTTCCGAAAAAAAAGTTATAATGGCGGGCGAAGAATCGTCAGGGCTTACCGTTATAAACCATACGCCTGATAAAGACGGCATATTCACATGCCTGTTAGTTCTTGAGATGCTCTCTTTCTATAAGAAACCGCTAAACAGTTTAGTTAAAGAATTTATGGAAGAATTCGGTCCTATTTTTACTAAGCGTATTAATGAACCTGTTAACAGAGAGAAGTTCAAAGCGAATATAGACAGCAAAATGGCGGCATTTCCTTCAATTTTTGAAGGAAAAAAGGTAATAAATAAAAGTTTTGTCGATGGATATAAAATCTTTTTTGAAGATGATGCGTGGCTCCTGGCAAGACTTTCCGGAACAGAAGAGGTCATGAGAATATACGGAGAAGCAGACACGTCTGAGACATTAAACTTATTAATTGAGTCATTTAAAACCTATTTAAATAAATAA
- a CDS encoding MBL fold metallo-hydrolase, whose product MIPSGPFEVNTYLVYDDENSERPGFIIDPGGQESKIDNLIKENDINLKFILNTHCHIDHVAMVNYFKKKYSIPLYANENEQSIIDNLKEQADYLGFDFSGESISIDKKLDENEKINIGGINIRTIFTPGHSPGSTSFLVNNRFLFSGDTLFRQTIGRTDLFGGDSEKIISSIKNKLFKLNDEINVFPGHGRETTIGYEKKNNPYFL is encoded by the coding sequence ATAATACCTTCAGGGCCTTTTGAGGTAAACACTTATCTTGTTTATGACGATGAAAACAGTGAAAGACCCGGATTTATCATTGACCCCGGAGGGCAGGAATCTAAAATTGATAATTTAATTAAAGAAAATGATATTAACCTGAAATTTATATTAAATACCCATTGCCATATTGACCATGTGGCTATGGTTAATTATTTTAAAAAAAAGTATAGTATTCCGCTCTATGCAAATGAGAACGAACAGTCTATTATTGACAATTTAAAAGAACAGGCGGATTATTTAGGATTTGATTTTTCAGGCGAGAGTATTTCAATAGATAAAAAATTAGATGAAAATGAAAAGATAAATATCGGCGGCATTAATATCAGAACAATCTTTACACCCGGTCATTCACCCGGAAGCACGTCGTTTCTGGTAAATAATCGATTTCTTTTCAGCGGAGACACTTTATTCAGACAAACGATAGGAAGAACCGATCTTTTCGGCGGGGATTCCGAAAAAATAATAAGCTCTATTAAAAATAAGCTTTTTAAATTAAATGACGAGATTAATGTATTTCCGGGTCATGGCAGAGAGACGACTATAGGATATGAGAAAAAAAATAATCCTTATTTTTTATAA
- the coaBC gene encoding bifunctional phosphopantothenoylcysteine decarboxylase/phosphopantothenate--cysteine ligase CoaBC: MVLKNKKIILCITGSIASYKAVELYRVLKKEGASVVIILSSSASKFISPYIFKSFGEEVYSDDAFEIPLAHIELAKMADAIVIAPATYNTINKIACGIADSLITLTVSASGDKPCVIIPAMNGKMYSNEILQKNIKEMPSKKYFFVSPASGELACGDFGEGKFPEIADIIFELESVFKNNILKGRKILITAGGTREYIDPVRFISNASSGKMGVAIANEAAKEGADVTLIACNIDFSCLYISKKIKLIRTQSFRDLKDSILKEFSDNNILIMAAAVSDFGVKEKSAFKIKKEDISPKGTVGMRLNLIKNEDVLKLLAKNKQDGQIFFGFAAETDNIIENAQKKLKEKSLDYIFVNDVSKNIIGSDENEGYMIKKTSEFITAATNKSRNETNKKSIENYGPLLEIKKFERMNKTELAELLLAELI, translated from the coding sequence ATGGTATTAAAAAATAAAAAAATTATTCTGTGCATTACAGGTTCAATAGCAAGCTATAAAGCAGTCGAACTATACAGGGTTTTAAAAAAAGAAGGCGCCTCAGTTGTTATAATCCTCAGCTCGTCGGCTTCAAAGTTTATTTCTCCGTATATATTTAAATCATTCGGGGAAGAAGTATATAGCGATGACGCTTTTGAAATTCCTCTTGCGCATATAGAACTTGCAAAAATGGCAGATGCAATAGTTATTGCCCCCGCTACATATAATACGATAAATAAGATTGCCTGCGGTATAGCAGATTCTTTAATAACGCTCACTGTTTCGGCTTCCGGCGACAAGCCGTGTGTGATAATCCCTGCAATGAACGGCAAAATGTATTCAAATGAAATTTTACAGAAAAATATAAAAGAGATGCCTTCAAAAAAATATTTTTTTGTATCTCCCGCTTCAGGAGAATTAGCCTGCGGCGATTTTGGAGAGGGGAAATTTCCTGAAATTGCGGATATTATTTTCGAACTGGAGAGCGTATTTAAAAATAATATATTAAAGGGCAGAAAAATATTGATTACGGCAGGGGGAACAAGAGAGTATATTGACCCTGTGAGATTTATATCTAACGCTTCAAGCGGAAAGATGGGGGTTGCTATCGCTAACGAGGCGGCTAAGGAAGGTGCAGACGTTACGCTGATAGCATGTAATATAGATTTTTCATGTTTATATATAAGCAAAAAAATAAAATTGATTAGAACGCAGAGTTTCCGAGATTTAAAGGATAGCATTCTGAAAGAATTTTCAGATAATAATATATTAATTATGGCGGCGGCAGTTTCCGATTTCGGTGTAAAAGAAAAAAGCGCTTTTAAGATTAAGAAAGAAGATATAAGTCCTAAAGGTACGGTAGGTATGAGATTAAACCTTATTAAAAACGAAGATGTTCTTAAACTTCTTGCAAAAAACAAACAAGACGGTCAGATATTTTTTGGATTTGCTGCTGAAACCGATAATATAATTGAAAATGCACAAAAAAAACTTAAAGAAAAATCATTAGACTATATTTTTGTAAATGATGTTTCAAAAAATATAATAGGAAGCGATGAAAACGAAGGCTATATGATAAAAAAAACATCTGAATTCATTACGGCGGCAACTAATAAAAGTCGCAATGAAACTAATAAAAAATCAATCGAAAATTACGGTCCGCTTCTTGAAATAAAAAAATTTGAAAGGATGAACAAAACTGAACTTGCAGAATTGCTGCTGGCGGAGCTGATATAG
- a CDS encoding M67 family peptidase → MPLIISEENLVIIKKHVTEIFPYEACGAMLGIFDGNNKKITKIFPARNKYRKIAWDAFEIEPADMLEIDKLSRKENIEVIGFYHSHPNHPAVPSNTDIGASWPYYSYTIVSIKGNTLEDVADIKNYLMPDKINKPIIEEIIIAE, encoded by the coding sequence ATGCCGCTGATAATTTCTGAAGAAAATTTAGTTATAATTAAAAAACACGTTACCGAAATTTTTCCTTATGAAGCCTGCGGAGCTATGCTCGGCATCTTTGACGGCAATAATAAGAAAATAACAAAAATATTTCCAGCTCGGAATAAATACAGAAAAATAGCATGGGATGCATTTGAAATTGAACCCGCGGATATGCTTGAAATAGATAAACTTTCAAGAAAAGAAAATATAGAAGTAATAGGATTCTACCATTCCCATCCGAACCACCCTGCTGTTCCTTCAAATACCGATATCGGCGCTTCATGGCCATATTACTCTTATACAATCGTTTCCATTAAAGGCAACACATTAGAAGATGTCGCGGATATTAAAAACTATTTGATGCCCGATAAAATTAACAAGCCGATTATTGAGGAAATAATTATTGCAGAATAA
- a CDS encoding transcriptional regulator, with amino-acid sequence MPNLTVKKSGKNKSAERNQLIEPVVQTVLSDNSDSNNIDDVRELFYALSDKIRLKIIKLLTENEEICVCKFQEIFKLPQPNLSFHLSILRKANLVKTRKKGTWTFYKLNNENSIINILFSIIKDIRDDDKNNPNENENCLKNLLCDAE; translated from the coding sequence ATGCCGAATCTAACAGTAAAAAAAAGCGGTAAAAACAAATCAGCAGAACGCAATCAGCTTATCGAGCCTGTTGTACAGACCGTTTTATCCGACAATTCGGACAGTAATAATATTGATGACGTCAGAGAACTTTTTTATGCACTTTCTGATAAAATTAGATTGAAGATAATAAAATTATTAACGGAAAATGAAGAGATTTGCGTTTGTAAGTTTCAGGAAATTTTCAAACTTCCGCAGCCGAATCTTTCTTTTCATCTCAGCATACTCAGAAAAGCCAACTTAGTTAAAACCAGAAAAAAAGGCACATGGACGTTTTATAAACTCAATAACGAAAATTCTATTATTAATATTTTGTTTTCCATAATAAAAGATATAAGGGATGACGATAAAAATAATCCCAATGAAAATGAAAATTGTTTGAAAAATCTCCTATGCGATGCGGAATAA